In Zingiber officinale cultivar Zhangliang chromosome 11B, Zo_v1.1, whole genome shotgun sequence, a single window of DNA contains:
- the LOC122035392 gene encoding transcription factor AIG1-like isoform X2 encodes MENQVLDQVPYHMAHGYGGGDGACSFFPGGDHAAAAINPTNLPWSSSLPASFHSTNPAASLHQVDQELAVCPGSLPPFAPSLYGAGAVYPNPSPAGLMELAGGSAFMGLNRFLRGTDIQGSSASSSLFGTIHAELGKLTAQEIMDAKALAASKNHSEAERRRRERINGHLAKLRSMLPNTTKVINTDKASLLAEVIQHVKELKRQTSEIAEESPLPTEADEVAVESACDEDGKLVARASLCCDDRPDLLPDLIGALKALRLRVLKAEITTVGGRVKNVLVVSHAEEQDDDPDDAIGDVDGGHIKQQQLMAAVQDALRAVLEQATKHDQSPGGTKRQRTAGLSAAGLLHAGS; translated from the exons ATGGAGAATCAAGTACTCGATCAAGTTCCATATCACATGGCTCACGGCTATGGAGGAGGAGACGGGGCCTGCAGCTTCTTCCCCGGAGGAGATCATGCGGCTGCCGCTATTAACCCTACCAATCTACCCTGGTCGTCGTCTCTGCCAGCTTCATTTCATTCGACGAACCCAGCGGCTTCCCTCCACCAAGTTGATCAGGAGCTCGCCGTGTGTCCTGGTTCGCTCCCTCCTTTTGCCCCTTCCCTCTACGGAGCCGGTGCCGTGTACCCCAATCCGTCACCTGCAGGGCTGATGGAGTTAGCCGGCGGCAGTGCGTTTATGGGGTTGAATCGTTTCCTACGAGGGACGGATATTCAAGGCTCCTCCGCCTCCTCGTCTCTCTTCGGCACCATTCACGCCGAGCTGGGGAAGTTAACGGCGCAGGAAATCATGGATGCCAAGGCTTTGGCCGCCTCCAAGAACCACAGCGAGGCCGAGCGCCGCCGCCGCGAGCGCATCAACGGCCATCTTGCTAAGCTTCGCAGCATGCTCCCCAACACAACCAAGGTAATTAAT ACGGATAAAGCGTCGTTGCTGGCGGAGGTCATCCAGCACGTCAAGGAGCTGAAGCGGCAGACTTCGGAGATCGCAGAGGAGAGCCCGCTGCCTACGGAGGCCGACGAGGTCGCCGTCGAATCCGCCTGCGACGAGGACGGGAAGTTGGTTGCCAGAGCTTCGCTTTGCTGCGACGACCGCCCCGACCTGCTCCCGGACCTCATCGGCGCGCTCAAGGCGCTGCGGCTCCGCGTCCTCAAGGCCGAGATCACCACCGTCGGCGGCCGCGTCAAGAACGTCCTCGTCGTCTCTCACGCCGAGGAGCAAGACGACGATCCGGACGATGCTATTGGCGACGTCGACGGAGGCCACATTAAGCAGCAGCAGCTGATGGCCGCCGTCCAAGACGCATTGAGGGCCGTGCTGGAGCAGGCGACGAAGCACGATCAGTCGCCCGGCGGAACCAAGCGACAGCGGACGGCCGGCTTATCGGCGGCAG GGCTCTTGCATGCAGGGAGCTAG
- the LOC122035392 gene encoding transcription factor bHLH30-like isoform X1, which produces MENQVLDQVPYHMAHGYGGGDGACSFFPGGDHAAAAINPTNLPWSSSLPASFHSTNPAASLHQVDQELAVCPGSLPPFAPSLYGAGAVYPNPSPAGLMELAGGSAFMGLNRFLRGTDIQGSSASSSLFGTIHAELGKLTAQEIMDAKALAASKNHSEAERRRRERINGHLAKLRSMLPNTTKVINTDKASLLAEVIQHVKELKRQTSEIAEESPLPTEADEVAVESACDEDGKLVARASLCCDDRPDLLPDLIGALKALRLRVLKAEITTVGGRVKNVLVVSHAEEQDDDPDDAIGDVDGGHIKQQQLMAAVQDALRAVLEQATKHDQSPGGTKRQRTAGLSAAGMIEHSCNV; this is translated from the exons ATGGAGAATCAAGTACTCGATCAAGTTCCATATCACATGGCTCACGGCTATGGAGGAGGAGACGGGGCCTGCAGCTTCTTCCCCGGAGGAGATCATGCGGCTGCCGCTATTAACCCTACCAATCTACCCTGGTCGTCGTCTCTGCCAGCTTCATTTCATTCGACGAACCCAGCGGCTTCCCTCCACCAAGTTGATCAGGAGCTCGCCGTGTGTCCTGGTTCGCTCCCTCCTTTTGCCCCTTCCCTCTACGGAGCCGGTGCCGTGTACCCCAATCCGTCACCTGCAGGGCTGATGGAGTTAGCCGGCGGCAGTGCGTTTATGGGGTTGAATCGTTTCCTACGAGGGACGGATATTCAAGGCTCCTCCGCCTCCTCGTCTCTCTTCGGCACCATTCACGCCGAGCTGGGGAAGTTAACGGCGCAGGAAATCATGGATGCCAAGGCTTTGGCCGCCTCCAAGAACCACAGCGAGGCCGAGCGCCGCCGCCGCGAGCGCATCAACGGCCATCTTGCTAAGCTTCGCAGCATGCTCCCCAACACAACCAAGGTAATTAAT ACGGATAAAGCGTCGTTGCTGGCGGAGGTCATCCAGCACGTCAAGGAGCTGAAGCGGCAGACTTCGGAGATCGCAGAGGAGAGCCCGCTGCCTACGGAGGCCGACGAGGTCGCCGTCGAATCCGCCTGCGACGAGGACGGGAAGTTGGTTGCCAGAGCTTCGCTTTGCTGCGACGACCGCCCCGACCTGCTCCCGGACCTCATCGGCGCGCTCAAGGCGCTGCGGCTCCGCGTCCTCAAGGCCGAGATCACCACCGTCGGCGGCCGCGTCAAGAACGTCCTCGTCGTCTCTCACGCCGAGGAGCAAGACGACGATCCGGACGATGCTATTGGCGACGTCGACGGAGGCCACATTAAGCAGCAGCAGCTGATGGCCGCCGTCCAAGACGCATTGAGGGCCGTGCTGGAGCAGGCGACGAAGCACGATCAGTCGCCCGGCGGAACCAAGCGACAGCGGACGGCCGGCTTATCGGCGGCAGGTATGATCGAGCACAGCTGCAATGTCTGA
- the LOC122035392 gene encoding transcription factor bHLH30-like isoform X3 — MENQVLDQVPYHMAHGYGGGDGACSFFPGGDHAAAAINPTNLPWSSSLPASFHSTNPAASLHQVDQELAVCPGSLPPFAPSLYGAGAVYPNPSPAGLMELAGGSAFMGLNRFLRGTDIQGSSASSSLFGTIHAELGKLTAQEIMDAKALAASKNHSEAERRRRERINGHLAKLRSMLPNTTKTDKASLLAEVIQHVKELKRQTSEIAEESPLPTEADEVAVESACDEDGKLVARASLCCDDRPDLLPDLIGALKALRLRVLKAEITTVGGRVKNVLVVSHAEEQDDDPDDAIGDVDGGHIKQQQLMAAVQDALRAVLEQATKHDQSPGGTKRQRTAGLSAAGMIEHSCNV, encoded by the exons ATGGAGAATCAAGTACTCGATCAAGTTCCATATCACATGGCTCACGGCTATGGAGGAGGAGACGGGGCCTGCAGCTTCTTCCCCGGAGGAGATCATGCGGCTGCCGCTATTAACCCTACCAATCTACCCTGGTCGTCGTCTCTGCCAGCTTCATTTCATTCGACGAACCCAGCGGCTTCCCTCCACCAAGTTGATCAGGAGCTCGCCGTGTGTCCTGGTTCGCTCCCTCCTTTTGCCCCTTCCCTCTACGGAGCCGGTGCCGTGTACCCCAATCCGTCACCTGCAGGGCTGATGGAGTTAGCCGGCGGCAGTGCGTTTATGGGGTTGAATCGTTTCCTACGAGGGACGGATATTCAAGGCTCCTCCGCCTCCTCGTCTCTCTTCGGCACCATTCACGCCGAGCTGGGGAAGTTAACGGCGCAGGAAATCATGGATGCCAAGGCTTTGGCCGCCTCCAAGAACCACAGCGAGGCCGAGCGCCGCCGCCGCGAGCGCATCAACGGCCATCTTGCTAAGCTTCGCAGCATGCTCCCCAACACAACCAAG ACGGATAAAGCGTCGTTGCTGGCGGAGGTCATCCAGCACGTCAAGGAGCTGAAGCGGCAGACTTCGGAGATCGCAGAGGAGAGCCCGCTGCCTACGGAGGCCGACGAGGTCGCCGTCGAATCCGCCTGCGACGAGGACGGGAAGTTGGTTGCCAGAGCTTCGCTTTGCTGCGACGACCGCCCCGACCTGCTCCCGGACCTCATCGGCGCGCTCAAGGCGCTGCGGCTCCGCGTCCTCAAGGCCGAGATCACCACCGTCGGCGGCCGCGTCAAGAACGTCCTCGTCGTCTCTCACGCCGAGGAGCAAGACGACGATCCGGACGATGCTATTGGCGACGTCGACGGAGGCCACATTAAGCAGCAGCAGCTGATGGCCGCCGTCCAAGACGCATTGAGGGCCGTGCTGGAGCAGGCGACGAAGCACGATCAGTCGCCCGGCGGAACCAAGCGACAGCGGACGGCCGGCTTATCGGCGGCAGGTATGATCGAGCACAGCTGCAATGTCTGA